The Humulus lupulus chromosome 4, drHumLupu1.1, whole genome shotgun sequence genome has a window encoding:
- the LOC133832328 gene encoding uncharacterized protein LOC133832328, whose amino-acid sequence MAKFLCSRLVVVLPYLIQSNQGAFVRGRSIAHNIMILQDLIKNYGRAITSPRCAVKIDLSRAYDMVDWNFLENLLKALCFPSKFNSWVMKLIRSTSYSLLINGRVQCTFKGGKGLRQGDLMSPLLFVLIMEYMTRCLQSDARSSSFRFHPMCKSLKLINLCFVDDVILFCKGSVAAVTVLKDSLKKFNEASGLSINSKKSQVYFGGVIVEDRSEILQVLLLPAGSFPLHYLGVSLRPTKWKHMDCRLLLIQTVLSGLRNFWMSVFTLPQSIIKEVEKLCRQFLWGASGTRSKFHLASCHQVCLPKAYGGLGLRDGTSWNRALLARYIWAVSTKQDSLWVKWIQHVYLKGVNFWDYVLKQDSSWYWRKLYHLRNRFNERKILAAGISGIFKPSKLYNSFLNQQVMAYKNGVWCRTILPKHRFLLWMVVNSFLLTIDNLAKCTIPLDSLLCPVCEDQWESHNHLFFDCCLSKKVLNCIFSWLGFRAWASSYSVWTMGLSFSQKNRLSLTINMILAAVVYQIWRNRNRCIYDGFSLTANCIAKEVVTLVQY is encoded by the exons ATGGCTAAATTTTTATGTTCCCGATTGGTAGTGGTGCTTCCTTATCTCATTCAATCGAATCAGGGTGCTTTTGTTCGGGGTAGATCTATAGCTCATAATATCATGATTCTTCAAGACTTAATTAAGAATTATGGTAGAGCGATTACCTCTCCTCGGTGTGCAGTCAAGATCGACCTTAGTAGGGCGTATGATATGGTTGATTGGAATTTTTTGGAAAACTTATTGAAGGCCTTATGTTTTCCTTCAAAGTTCAATAGTTGGGTCATGAAATTGATCAGGAGTACTTCTTATTCTCTGCTGATTAATGGTCGAGTTCAGTGCACTTTCAAGGGGGGTAAAGGTCTGAGGCAAGGGGACCTAATGTCCCCTCTTCTCTTTGTTCTCATTATGGAGTACATGACCAGATGCTTACAATCTGATGCCAGGTCCTCTTCATTTCGGTTTCACCCGATGTGTAAGAGCTTGAAACTCATTAATCTATGTTTCGTAGATGATGTTATCCTGTTTTGTAAAGGCTCTGTTGCGGCTGTGACTGTTCTGAAAGACTCTCTAAAGAAGTTCAATGAAGCCTCTGGGTTGTCTATCAATTCCAAGAAGTCCCAGGTTTATTTTGGAGGGGTTATAGTAGAGGATAGGTCTGAGATTTTGCAGGTTCTGCTTCTTCCAGCTGGGTCTTTCCCTTTGCACTATCTTGGAGTGTCGTTGAGGCCTACAAAATGGAAGCACATGGACT GTCGTTTACTTCTCATTCAAACTGTTCTGTCTGGTTTAAGGAATTTCTGGATGTCTGTTTTCACTTTACCCCAAAGTATCATTAAGGAAGTGGAAAAGTTGTGCAGGCAGTTTCTTTGGGGGGCCTCGGGAACTCGAAGTAAGTTTCATTTGGCTTCATGTCACCAAGTTTGCTTGCCTAAGGCATACGGTGGTCTTGGTCTAAGGGATGGCACTAGCTGGAATAGGGCCCTTCTTGCCAGGTATATATGGGCTGTTTCGACCAAACAAGACTCTCTTTGGGTTAAGTGGATTCAACATGTCTACCTAAAGGGGGTGAACTTCTGGGATTATGTGTTGAAGCAAGATAGTAGCTGGTATTGGCGTAAGCTATATCATCTCAGAAATAGGTTCAATGAAAGAAAGATCTTGGCTGCTGGTATATCAGGGATTTTCAAGCCTTCAAAGCTGTATAACAGCTTCCTAAACCAGCAAGTTATGGCCTACAAGAATGGGGTCTGGTGTCGCACTATTCTCCCTAAGCATAGGTTTCTTTTATGGATGGTTGTAAACTCATTCCTCCTAACTATAGACAACTTGGCCAAATGCACCATCCCTCTTGACAGCCTTCTTTGCCCTGTTTGTGAAGATCAGTGGGAGAGTCATAACCATCTTTTCTTTGACTGCTGTTTGTCCAAGAAGGTTCTGAATTGCATATTTTCCTGGCTGGGTTTTCGTGCTTGGGCTTCTAGCTACTCGGTCTGGACCATGGGGCTCAGCTTTAGCCAGAAAAACAGATTGAGCTTGACCATAAATATGATCCTTGCAGCTGTAGTTTATCAAATCTGGAGGAATAGAAATAGATGTATATATGATGGCTTCTCCTTAACAGCTAACTGTATAGCTAAAGAAGTAGTTACCTTAGTTCAATACTGA